The genomic stretch CCTGACGGACCTTGTTGCCGCCGAAGGCGAACCCGCCGTGCTCCTCGGCGATCACGACGGCGTTGCCGCCGGGGTGCAGGGTGGGCGCCGGCCAGCAGGTGACCGGCCAGCGATGGATTCCGATGCGGGGCAACGCCCGCACGGTGTCGGTCAGTCGGGGCTCGGGGCGTCCCCAGGACGGTGCGTCGCCGCCCATGGTCAGAACCGTTCGTACTGCTGGTAGAGGGTGCCGACCGATTCGCCGGCGCGGACCCGCTGCCGGATCTCCGTCTCGGTACGGACCGTCGCCTCGGCCTCGACGAGCACGTCCATCGCGATCGCGCGGGGTACGACGACCACCCCGTCGCTGTCGCCGACGATGATGTCGCCAGGGTGCACCCGGACGCCTCCGCAGACCACCGGGGACTGCATGTCGACGACGTTCCAGCGCCCCTTGGCGTCGCGGGCGCTACGGAACCGGTTGAAGATCGGGAACTTCAGCGGCAGGATCGCGCCGGTGTCGCGGACACCGCCGTCGATGACGGCGCCGACGGCGCCGCGGGCCATGGCGCCGTTGGTCAGCAGCTCGCCCCAGTGACCGACCGTCCGGTCACCGGCGCAGTCGAGCACCGCGACCTCGCCCGCGGAGAGTTCGTCGATCATCCGGGCGCCCAGCCGTACGGAACGGTCGGTGCTTCGTTCGGGGCGGCCCAGCGCGGTGAAGGCCACGCCCGCCACCGCCATGTCGGTGGTCAGCGGCAGCACATCGGTCATCACCTGGTGCCACAGGCCGGCATCGTCCAGCGCGTCGGCGATCGCCGCCACGTAGAGCTTGCCGAAACGGCGGCAGATCTCGTCGACCGGCGGGGTTTCCATCGAACTCCATTCATAGAGTGAAACCTGATTGCAGGGACAGTACCTGAAGTTTCATTCTTAGAACATCCCTTGCAGCCAGTGGAATGGGCTGGTAGGAATCCCTGCAACAGGTTGCACTGGCTGCATGTGAGTCTGCCGGGGCCGCGAGGAACGGAGAGACGATGCTGAGAGCGGCAGTCGTGGGGATGGGCTGGATGGGCCAGCTCCACGCCGGGATCTACCACCAGCACCCGCGGGTCGACCTGGTCGGTCTGGTCGAGCCGGATCCCGCCGC from Micromonospora craniellae encodes the following:
- a CDS encoding RraA family protein, which encodes METPPVDEICRRFGKLYVAAIADALDDAGLWHQVMTDVLPLTTDMAVAGVAFTALGRPERSTDRSVRLGARMIDELSAGEVAVLDCAGDRTVGHWGELLTNGAMARGAVGAVIDGGVRDTGAILPLKFPIFNRFRSARDAKGRWNVVDMQSPVVCGGVRVHPGDIIVGDSDGVVVVPRAIAMDVLVEAEATVRTETEIRQRVRAGESVGTLYQQYERF